From the genome of Lotus japonicus ecotype B-129 chromosome 6, LjGifu_v1.2, one region includes:
- the LOC130723949 gene encoding protein CYSTEINE-RICH TRANSMEMBRANE MODULE 9-like — protein MSSGQLTAHPPSSTAPAPYAAPPPVGYPTNETPPEYLQNNAVKTKSKGDGFWKGCCAAICCCCVLDACF, from the exons ATGAGTTCAGGTCAGCTTACAG CACATCCTCCATCTTCAACTGCACCTGCTCCGTACGCTGCTCCTCCACCTGTTGGTTATCCTACCAACGAAACTCCACCAGAGTACCTTCAAAATAACGCAGTAAAAACCAAGTCCAAGGGTGATGGCTTCTGGAAGGGATG TTGTGCTGCAATCTGTTGCTGCTGTGTCTTGGATGCGTGTTTCTAA
- the LOC130723050 gene encoding OVARIAN TUMOR DOMAIN-containing deubiquitinating enzyme 11, with the protein MSESLRNASGSSSSSLNSSFQDTEDDQTIASILAEEESLKEENRLGKRLSHLNSIPHTPRVNGEIPDVNDATQDHGMLSERLVTYGLTELQMEGDGNCQFRALADQLFGNPEYHKHVRRQVIKQLKHHKKLYESYVPMEYKSYLKKMKKSGEWGDHVTLQAAADRFEAKICLVTSFRDTYYIEILPTNKRLTRELWLSFWSEVHYNSLYSTGDVPSRAPKKKYWLF; encoded by the exons ATGAGTGAGAGCTTGAGGAATGCAAGTGGGAGCTCCAGCTCGAGTTTGAACAGCAGCTTCCAGGACACAGAGGATGATCAAACTATAGCAAGCATATTAGCAGAAGAGGAAAGTCTCAAGGAGGAAAACAGGCTTGGCAAGCGGCTTTCCCATTTAAATTCCATTCCG CACACTCCCCGTGTTAATGGAGAGATTCCTGACGTAAATGATGCAACACAGGACCACGGGATGCTTTCTGAAAG GTTAGTTACATATGGTTTGACAGAGCTACAAATGGAGGGTGATGGGAATTGCCag TTTCGAGCTTTGGCGGATCAGTTGTTCGGTAATCCTGAATACCACAAGCATGTAAGGAGGCAGGTTATCAAGCAG CTAAAGCATCACAAAAAATTGTATGAAAGTTACGTTCCAATGGAGTACAAAAGCTacctgaagaagatgaaaaa ATCAGGGGAGTGGGGAGATCATGTTACTCTACAAGCAGCTGCGGACCGT TTTGAAGCCAAAATTTGTTTAGTCACCTCCTTCAGAGACACTTATTATATTGAGATCCTTCCGACTAACAAAAGACTCACCAGAG AGCTATGGCTTAGCTTTTGGAGTGAAGTGCACTATAACTCATTGTATTCAACCGGAG ATGTTCCTTCTAGAGCACCCAAAAAGAAGTATTGGCTCTTTTAG
- the LOC130723049 gene encoding heat shock 70 kDa protein 17: MARRLLPKLALIVAALAVLFFSPSQSAVFSVDLGSESVKVAVVNLKPGQSPISIAINEMSKRKSPALVSFHDGDRLLGEEAAGLVARYPQKVYSQIRDLIGKPYSSAKSFLDSMYLPFDTKEDSRGTVSFRIDENGTEYSSEELVAMLLGYTAALAEFHAKIPIKDAVIAVPPYFGQAERRGLLQAAELSGINVLALINEHSGAALQYGIDKDFSNESRHVIFYDMGSSSTYAALVYFSAYKSKEYGKTVSVNQFQVQDVRWNSELGGQQMELRLVEYFANEFNAQVGDGIDVRRFPKAMAKLKKQVKRTKEILSANTAAPISVESLHGDIDFRSTITRDKFEELCEDIWEKSLLPLKEVLEHSGLSAEQIYAVELIGGATRVPKLQAKLQEFLGRKELDRHLDADEAIVLGAALHAANLSDGIKLNRKIGMVDGSLYGFVVELSGLDLLKDESSRQLLVPRMKKLPSKMFRSINHNKDFEVSLAYESEHQLPPGVTSPIIAQYKISGLKDANEKYSSRNLSSPIKANMHFSLSRSGILSLDRADAVIEITEWVEVPRKNLTIENSTISSNTSNESGAGDSSESNENLETDSGINKTSDISAEEQIDSGANKTPNISAEEQAVAEPATERKLKKRSFRVPLKIDEIAGSGMSLSKDILAEAKRKLQALDKKDAERKRTAELKNNLEGYIYTTKEKIETLEEFEKVSTSEERQSFVEKLDEVQDWLYTDGEDANATEFQERLDQLKAVGDPIFFRLKELTARPVAVDLARKYIDELKQIVQEWKTTKSWLPKDRVDEVINGTEKLKSWLDEKEAEQKKTSGFSKPAFTSEEAYLKVFDLQNKVANINKIPKPKPKIQKPTKNESESSGQNTDSDEKVDEQPEAHDEL; the protein is encoded by the exons ATGGCGCGGCGGCTCCTCCCCAAGCTCGCGCTAATCGTCGCGGCCCTGGCGgtcctcttcttctccccctCGCAATCCGCCGTTTTCAGTGTAGATCTGGGTTCCGAATCGGTCAAGGTGGCGGTTGTTAACCTGAAACCTGGTCAAAGCCCGATCTCGATCGCCATCAACGAGATGTCGAAACGGAAATCGCCGGCGCTGGTGTCGTTCCACGACGGCGACCGCCTCCTCGGCGAGGAAGCCGCGGGCCTCGTCGCTCGCTACCCGCAGAAAGTGTATTCCCAAATTCGGGACCTCATAGGGAAACCCTATTCCTCCGCGAAGAGCTTTCTGGATTCAATGTACCTGCCTTTCGATACGAAGGAAGATTCCAGAGGCACCGTGAGTTTCAGAATCGATGAAAACGGCACCGAGTATTCGTCGGAGGAACTGGTGGCCATGTTGTTGGGCTACACTGCAGCTTTGGCTGAGTTCCACGCGAAGATTCCGATCAAGGACGCGGTGATCGCTGTGCCGCCGTATTTTGGGCAAGCTGAACGGAGAGGGTTGCTTCAGGCGGCAGAGTTATCAGGGATTAACGTTCTTGCGTTGATCAACGAGCATTCCGGTGCCGCGCTTCAATACGGGATTGATAAGGATTTTTCCAATGAGTCGAGGCATGTGATTTTCTATGACATGGGTTCCAGCAGTACCTATGCTGCGCTTGTCTATTTCTCGGCTTATAAGAGTAAAGAGTATGGGAAGACGGTGTCCGTGAACCAGTTTCAG GTCCAGGATGTCCGGTGGAACTCAGAACTTGGTGGCCAGCAAATGGAATTGCGATTGGTGGAGTATTTTGCTAATGAATTCAATGCACAAGTTGGTGATGGAATAGATGTGAggagatttcccaaggctatgGCTAAATTGAAGAAACAGGTGAAACGAACAAAAGAAATTCTTAGTGCAAATACAGCAGCTCCTATTTCAGTTGAATCACTTCATGGTGACATAGACTTCAG GAGCACAATAACCCGTGACAAATTTGAAGAACTCTGTGAAGATATTTGGGAAAAGTCTCTTTTGCCTTTGAAAGAGGTGCTCGAGCATTCAGGACTCTCAGCGGAACAAATATATGCAGTGGAGTTGATTGGAGGAGCTACCAGAGTGCCAAAATTACAG GCTAAGCTTCAAGAATTCCTTGGGAGAAAAGAACTTGATAGGCATCTTGATGCTGATGAAGCGATTGTTCTTGGCGCAGCTCTGCATGCTGCAAATTTAAGTGATGGAATCAAATTAAACCGCAAAATAGGAATGGTTGATGGTTCCTTATATGGATTTGTGGTTGAGTTGAGTGGTCTTGATCTTTTGAAAGATGAAAGCTCAAGACAGTTACTTGTACCACGAATGAAGAAACTCCCGAGTAAG ATGTTCAGATCCATTAATCATAACAAGGATTTTGAAGTTTCCCTAGCTTACGAAAGTGAACATCAGTTACCACCCGGTGTTACCTCTCCCATAATTGCCCAATACAAGATATCTGGTTTGAAAGATGCAAATGAGAA ATACTCTTCCCGGAATCTGTCATCTCCCATCAAGGCAAATATGCATTTCTCTCTTAGTAGAAGTGGAATTCTCTCTCTGGATCGGGCAGATGCTGTTATTGAAATAACAGAGTGGGTGGAAGTTCCAAGGAAAAATTTGACCATAGAGAATTCAACTATTTCGTCAAATACATCAAATGAATCTGGTGCTGGGGACAGTTCTGAAAGCAATGAAAACTTGGAAACTGATAGTGGGATTAATAAGACATCCGACATTAGTGCAGAGGAGCAAATTGATAGTGGGGCTAATAAAACACCCAACATTAGTGCAGAGGAGCAAGCTGTTGCTGAACCTGCTACAGAGAGAAAGCTGAAAAAGCGAAGCTTTAGGGTACCATTGAAG ATTGATGAGATAGCAGGATCTGGGATGTCCTTATCAAAAGATATTCTTGCTGAAGCCAAAAGAAAATTACAAGCTCTAGATAAAAAAGATGCAGAAAGGAAAAGAACCGCTgagttaaaaaataatttagaagGATATATATACACTACTAAGGAAAAG ATTGAAACTCTTGAGGAGTTTGAAAAAGTTTCTACAAGTGAAGAGCGCCAGTCCTTTGTTGAGAAGCTTGATGAG GTGCAAGATTGGTTGTATacagatggtgaagatgctaATGCTACAGAGTTTCAAGAGCGTCTTGATCAGTTAAAAGCTGTTGGGGATCCAATTTTCTTCAG GTTAAAAGAGCTTACAGCTCGTCCAGTGGCGGTTGATCTTGCCCGTAAATACATTGATGAGCTAAAACAG ATTGTACAAGAGTGGAAAACAACCAAGTCTTGGCTTCCAAAAGACCGAGTAGATGAG GTGATAAACGGTACTGAAAAGTTAAAGAGTTGGTTGGATGAGAAAGAGGCTGAGCAAAAGAA GACTTCTGGATTCAGTAAGCCAGCATTTACATCTGAAGAAGCATATTTAAAGGTGTTTGATCTACAAAACAAG GTTGCCAATATTAATAAAATTCCTAAGCCCAAGCCCAAGATTCAGAAGCCCACAAAGAATGAAAGTGAGAGCAGTGGGCAGAACACGGATAGTGATGAAAAAGTTGATGAGCAACCCGAAGCTCATGATGAGTT